One region of Bosea sp. 29B genomic DNA includes:
- a CDS encoding LysR substrate-binding domain-containing protein: MIEIFLAVIKVGTVSRAAETLGISQPAVSRAIADLERALGFLLFDRVKSRIVATPEGMQFLAEVELHFRGMDKLRASAARIRDHGAGQIRIGSLSALASALVPRAIGRFRSIQPSIAVTLMVLTSRDIRDGVAAGAFDLGLAADEIDTTGVSYQPFVSPAALCAIPQGHPLAEYDVIRPHHLSGVDFIEYVPEDRARQRFHHVMNEAGAEPPRTVVETIYATTVCTLVAEGVGVGLVHPHVLPALNIAGVVLRPFEPEVRIKSLLLLPLGRPKSNLVRDFIDCLMVAR, encoded by the coding sequence TTGATCGAGATTTTTCTGGCAGTCATCAAAGTCGGAACAGTGTCCCGCGCCGCCGAAACGCTCGGGATCAGCCAGCCAGCCGTCAGCAGAGCGATCGCCGATCTCGAACGAGCCCTGGGTTTCCTTCTCTTCGACCGGGTTAAAAGTCGCATTGTCGCAACCCCGGAAGGCATGCAGTTCCTCGCCGAGGTCGAGCTGCACTTCCGCGGAATGGACAAATTGCGCGCAAGCGCGGCGCGGATACGCGATCATGGCGCCGGCCAAATCCGGATCGGATCGCTCTCTGCCCTGGCATCCGCGCTCGTGCCGCGCGCTATCGGGCGCTTTCGCAGCATTCAACCGAGCATTGCCGTCACGTTGATGGTGCTCACCTCCAGGGACATAAGGGACGGTGTCGCGGCCGGTGCGTTCGATCTGGGACTGGCTGCCGACGAGATCGATACCACAGGTGTCAGCTATCAACCCTTCGTGTCGCCTGCAGCGCTGTGCGCGATCCCCCAAGGCCATCCTCTTGCTGAATACGATGTCATCCGGCCGCATCATCTGTCAGGCGTGGATTTCATCGAGTATGTCCCGGAAGACAGGGCCCGGCAGCGCTTTCATCATGTGATGAACGAGGCCGGCGCAGAGCCGCCTCGGACAGTGGTCGAGACGATCTATGCCACGACCGTCTGTACGCTTGTCGCCGAAGGAGTCGGCGTCGGACTCGTCCACCCGCATGTTCTTCCTGCGTTGAACATTGCCGGGGTGGTTCTGCGGCCGTTCGAGCCGGAGGTCAGGATCAAGAGTCTGCTGCTTTTGCCGCTGGGGCGGCCCAAATCCAATCTCGTCAGGGACTTTATCGACTGCCTCATGGTCGCGCGCTGA
- a CDS encoding FAD-dependent oxidoreductase → MPQAHEPPKRIAIIGAGISGLSAAWLLGQAHDVVLIEAEPRLGGHANTILVPGDDGSETPVDTGFIVYNEKTYPNFVALLDHLGVATQPTEMSFAVSLDGGRLEYSGTGLAGLFAQRSNLASPRFWAMLQGLVRFYRDATRDARAGSADAMTLGEYLAAGGYGSAFRDDHLLPMAAAIWSAPCSEILSYPVQAFLRFHHNHGLLQLTDRPLWHTVTGGSAVYVERLRKRFGGSIRLGTPARQVRRSPNEVLVMGDGWSERFDQVVFAAHADQTLAMLADPDPLETSALGGFRYSRNRAVLHGDEALMPKRRRAWASWNHIGERARPDAACAVTYWMNLLQNLPGQRPFFVTLNPPDTLRSETILREEFHEHPIFDQAALIAQERLWALQGARRSWFCGAYFGSGFHEDGLQSGLAVAEALGDVRRPWNVPDESGRIPLRVSRELAA, encoded by the coding sequence ATGCCGCAGGCTCACGAACCCCCAAAGAGGATCGCCATCATCGGCGCCGGCATCTCCGGCCTGTCGGCGGCGTGGCTGCTGGGACAGGCGCATGATGTCGTGCTGATCGAGGCCGAGCCGCGGCTCGGCGGTCATGCGAACACGATACTGGTGCCTGGAGACGACGGCAGCGAAACGCCCGTCGATACCGGCTTCATCGTCTACAACGAGAAAACCTATCCGAACTTTGTCGCACTGCTCGATCATCTGGGCGTCGCGACGCAACCGACCGAGATGTCCTTCGCCGTCTCTCTCGACGGAGGGCGCCTCGAATACAGCGGCACGGGCCTTGCCGGTCTGTTCGCGCAGCGAAGCAATCTGGCCAGCCCGCGCTTCTGGGCCATGCTCCAGGGCCTTGTCCGTTTCTACCGGGATGCCACCCGCGATGCCCGGGCAGGAAGCGCTGACGCGATGACGCTCGGCGAGTATCTCGCTGCCGGCGGCTATGGCAGCGCGTTCCGTGACGACCACCTCCTGCCGATGGCGGCGGCGATCTGGTCGGCTCCGTGCTCGGAGATTCTGTCCTACCCCGTCCAGGCCTTCCTGCGCTTCCATCATAATCATGGCCTGCTGCAGCTGACCGACCGCCCGCTCTGGCACACCGTCACCGGCGGCAGCGCCGTCTATGTCGAGCGGCTACGCAAGCGGTTTGGCGGCAGCATCCGGCTCGGCACGCCGGCGCGCCAGGTCAGGCGCTCGCCGAACGAGGTTCTGGTCATGGGCGATGGCTGGAGCGAGCGCTTCGACCAGGTCGTCTTCGCTGCTCATGCCGACCAGACACTGGCCATGCTCGCCGATCCCGACCCGCTCGAAACCAGCGCGCTGGGCGGCTTTCGCTACAGCCGGAACCGCGCCGTACTGCATGGCGACGAGGCGCTCATGCCAAAGCGTCGCCGTGCCTGGGCGAGCTGGAATCATATCGGCGAGCGCGCCCGGCCGGATGCCGCCTGCGCGGTTACCTACTGGATGAACCTCCTGCAGAACCTGCCCGGGCAGCGGCCGTTCTTCGTCACGCTGAACCCGCCCGATACGCTGCGTTCAGAGACCATCCTGCGGGAAGAATTCCACGAGCATCCGATTTTCGACCAGGCCGCGCTCATCGCTCAGGAGCGCCTGTGGGCGCTACAAGGTGCAAGGCGCAGCTGGTTCTGCGGCGCCTATTTCGGCTCCGGCTTTCACGAGGACGGGCTGCAATCGGGGCTCGCCGTTGCCGAGGCGCTCGGCGATGTGCGGCGCCCCTGGAACGTCCCCGACGAATCCGGCCGCATCCCCCTCCGGGTCTCGCGCGAGCTTGCGGCATGA
- a CDS encoding DUF1365 family protein, which yields MTRHSALYVGRVRHSRFRPRPHALAYRVFWMLLDLDEIDALAKQSRLFSRNRFNLYAFRDVDYGDRSGRPLKEQVAEAMAAAGIDWDQGAVRLLTMPRILGYAFNPVSTYFCYGRDRNLRATVYEVHNTFGEVHSYVAPVGAQARPVRQEAEKRFHVSPFMGLAMRYAFQVEPPGERVSIVIDGHDAEGRLITASLSGQRRTLDDATLMRLLATHPLLTLKVTAAIHWHALRLIAKRMRWWTHPAPPEHRFSTGRAAAPHPKGSMQP from the coding sequence ATGACCCGGCATTCCGCGCTCTATGTCGGCCGTGTACGCCACAGCCGGTTCCGGCCGAGGCCGCATGCGCTGGCCTACCGGGTCTTCTGGATGCTGCTCGATCTCGACGAGATCGACGCCCTGGCGAAGCAATCGCGCCTGTTCTCCCGCAACCGCTTCAATCTCTACGCCTTCCGGGATGTCGATTACGGCGACCGCAGCGGCAGGCCGTTGAAGGAGCAGGTTGCGGAAGCAATGGCGGCAGCCGGTATCGACTGGGATCAGGGCGCAGTGCGGCTGCTGACCATGCCGCGCATCCTCGGCTACGCCTTCAATCCGGTCAGCACCTATTTCTGCTATGGCCGCGACCGCAACCTGCGAGCGACCGTCTACGAGGTGCACAACACCTTCGGCGAGGTCCACAGCTATGTCGCACCGGTGGGTGCGCAGGCGCGTCCTGTGAGGCAGGAGGCAGAGAAGCGCTTTCATGTCTCGCCCTTCATGGGCCTTGCCATGCGCTACGCCTTTCAGGTCGAGCCGCCGGGCGAGCGCGTCTCGATCGTGATCGACGGGCATGATGCCGAAGGGAGGCTGATCACCGCCTCTCTGAGCGGCCAGCGCCGTACTCTCGACGACGCGACGCTGATGCGCCTGCTGGCGACCCATCCCCTGCTCACCTTGAAGGTCACCGCCGCCATCCATTGGCACGCGCTGCGTCTCATCGCGAAGCGCATGCGCTGGTGGACGCATCCTGCTCCGCCTGAGCATCGGTTCAGTACCGGCCGGGCGGCGGCTCCTCATCCGAAGGGATCGATGCAGCCATGA
- a CDS encoding pyridoxal-phosphate dependent enzyme: MDDFADRRPATPPGPAGQTALPSWVGASSSLATSLISMFDGERQPLYPQTAPFVAHVDSVGDEPFHYPYEVGYAYERLPDDLFTSGFGSGLERWAPLLPPLLRGLSCGEGATPLVPAPRAAAWAGLPELFIKNESANPSWSHKDRLSLCTVSAAAAAGATGTVISSSGNHGASAAAYSARAGLRCIVLCDDRISEAHAQQMRAHGAAVVAMPRAARWPLLDVLSSRSGWYLIGNTAPTHTGHPFGPEGYKTIAYEIFLELGRVPAAVSVPTSYGELLFGIGKGFSELKALGLAKEEPVLIAAEPEGSDALGRSYASGSSSTLEPTETIAHGIGSARGGFRGIAALRRSRGLAVAVHDRSIADAQAALALDGLWSEPASAAGLAALRIAAKKALLSPGPLVHISTSTGLKAPDHAAGEIPHLAHADWDQLRRALAASYNVFLD; encoded by the coding sequence ATGGACGATTTTGCCGATCGCCGGCCAGCTACGCCCCCCGGCCCTGCAGGCCAAACGGCCCTGCCTTCCTGGGTCGGCGCGTCTTCCTCGCTGGCCACCTCTCTGATCTCGATGTTCGACGGAGAGCGGCAGCCGCTCTATCCGCAAACTGCACCGTTCGTCGCCCATGTCGATAGCGTCGGCGACGAGCCGTTCCACTATCCATACGAGGTCGGCTACGCCTATGAGCGGCTTCCCGACGATTTGTTCACGTCAGGCTTCGGCAGCGGTCTCGAACGCTGGGCGCCATTGCTGCCGCCGCTCCTGCGGGGCCTGTCCTGTGGCGAAGGCGCGACGCCGCTGGTCCCAGCTCCAAGGGCAGCCGCCTGGGCCGGTTTGCCCGAGCTCTTCATCAAGAACGAGAGCGCCAATCCAAGTTGGAGTCACAAGGATCGTCTGAGCCTCTGCACCGTCAGCGCCGCCGCGGCGGCGGGGGCAACAGGTACGGTGATTTCGTCGTCGGGCAACCACGGCGCTTCGGCCGCGGCCTATTCTGCCCGAGCCGGGCTGCGCTGCATCGTGCTCTGCGACGACCGCATATCGGAGGCGCATGCGCAGCAAATGCGCGCCCATGGCGCCGCAGTTGTCGCGATGCCGCGCGCCGCGCGGTGGCCGCTCCTCGATGTTCTCTCGTCCCGGTCCGGCTGGTATCTGATCGGCAACACGGCGCCGACCCATACCGGCCACCCGTTCGGTCCGGAGGGCTACAAGACCATCGCCTACGAAATATTCCTGGAGCTTGGACGGGTGCCGGCTGCAGTGTCCGTGCCGACGAGCTACGGCGAGCTGCTGTTCGGGATCGGCAAGGGTTTTTCCGAACTCAAGGCACTGGGCTTGGCGAAGGAGGAGCCCGTCTTGATTGCTGCCGAACCCGAGGGCTCGGATGCCCTCGGCCGGTCATACGCCAGCGGCTCGTCCAGCACCCTGGAACCAACCGAAACCATTGCTCACGGTATCGGCTCTGCCCGCGGCGGTTTCCGCGGAATCGCCGCACTGCGTCGGTCAAGGGGGCTCGCCGTTGCGGTTCATGATCGGAGCATTGCCGATGCCCAGGCTGCTCTCGCGCTCGACGGTCTCTGGAGCGAGCCGGCTTCGGCCGCGGGCCTGGCAGCATTGCGCATCGCTGCCAAGAAGGCGCTGCTGTCGCCCGGTCCTCTTGTTCACATCTCCACGTCAACGGGGCTGAAGGCGCCCGATCATGCGGCCGGTGAGATTCCACACCTCGCTCACGCCGATTGGGACCAACTGCGCAGGGCCCTGGCTGCGAGCTACAACGTGTTTCTCGACTGA
- a CDS encoding ABC transporter permease, translating into MAIPLVMAAYMSFFADGVIVFPPSGYTFDWYARLAEFPNFASGLATSLKIALFSTAGSILIGVPASIALVRYRFFGRAGLNVLLLAPLSVPGVVIGLGIYIQTVEIDRISGVSAIGSPVVLVLAHLLITTPWVIRLCIANLMHLDRSIEEAAANLGATPLKVLLRITLPMMKQGVVAAALFSFIVSFENIELTLFLISPGTITFPISVLQYLEYRYDPLAAAVVVTQTLVIGALLLAIDRYVKLSSVVS; encoded by the coding sequence ATGGCCATCCCGCTGGTGATGGCCGCTTATATGAGCTTCTTCGCCGACGGCGTCATCGTCTTCCCACCGAGCGGCTACACCTTTGACTGGTATGCGCGGCTAGCCGAGTTTCCAAACTTCGCAAGCGGCCTCGCGACCAGCCTGAAGATCGCGCTGTTCTCCACGGCCGGCAGCATTCTGATCGGCGTGCCGGCGAGCATCGCCTTGGTCAGATATCGCTTCTTCGGACGCGCCGGCCTGAACGTCCTGTTGCTCGCTCCGCTCAGCGTTCCAGGCGTGGTCATCGGGCTCGGCATCTATATCCAGACGGTCGAGATCGATCGCATCAGCGGCGTTTCCGCGATCGGCTCTCCGGTCGTCCTGGTCCTCGCCCATCTGCTCATCACCACGCCTTGGGTCATCAGGCTGTGCATCGCTAATCTGATGCACCTCGACAGGTCGATCGAAGAGGCAGCCGCCAATCTGGGGGCCACGCCACTCAAGGTTCTTCTTCGCATTACACTTCCGATGATGAAACAAGGTGTCGTCGCAGCCGCGTTGTTTTCCTTCATCGTGTCCTTCGAAAACATCGAACTGACCTTGTTCCTCATCAGCCCCGGCACGATCACCTTTCCGATCTCGGTGCTGCAATACCTCGAATACCGCTACGACCCGCTCGCAGCAGCGGTCGTCGTCACCCAAACCCTTGTGATTGGTGCCTTGCTCCTGGCGATCGATCGCTATGTGAAGCTGAGCAGCGTCGTGTCATGA
- a CDS encoding cyclopropane-fatty-acyl-phospholipid synthase family protein produces the protein MRLPDTERQAAMAETSLSLPGGIGLSRWFLRRLLSQIVVGRLSIVTPEGERLWSGSSEPGPQAAIVLKNWRAMRRLLIDGDIGLAEAYRDGDFTTPDLTALIELGARNDATLRQLVSGTWPARLLNRLRHWRNANSRAGSRRNITAHYDLGNDFYQHWLDAGMTYSSALYEAPTDTLEAAQERKLDRIVEMLALSGGERVLEIGCGWGALAERLAREGCHVTAITLSPAQLAYAQKRITKAGLADRVDLRLQDYRDIVGQFDRIVSIEMIEAVGRDYWPTYFAALSSSLTARGHAVLQSITIDDALFEPYQQGTDFIQRFIFPGGCLPSVPALVGAAKAAGLAEIERLEFGVSYAWTLKEWRRRFLERWPQIAPQGFDEQFRKLWEFYLSYCEAGFRAGTIDVSLVALGGRQ, from the coding sequence ATGAGACTTCCCGACACCGAACGCCAGGCAGCCATGGCCGAAACGTCACTCTCGCTGCCGGGCGGCATCGGCCTTTCCCGTTGGTTCCTGCGCCGGCTGCTTTCGCAGATCGTCGTTGGTCGGCTGAGCATCGTCACGCCCGAGGGCGAGCGGCTCTGGAGTGGTTCCTCCGAACCGGGACCGCAGGCGGCGATCGTCCTGAAGAACTGGCGCGCCATGCGCCGCCTGCTGATAGATGGCGATATCGGCCTGGCCGAGGCCTATCGCGACGGCGACTTCACGACGCCCGACCTGACGGCGCTGATCGAACTCGGGGCGCGCAATGACGCGACGCTGCGCCAGCTCGTCTCCGGCACCTGGCCGGCGCGCCTGCTCAATCGCCTGCGGCATTGGCGCAACGCCAACAGTCGCGCGGGCAGCCGCCGCAACATCACCGCTCACTACGATCTAGGCAACGACTTCTACCAGCACTGGCTCGACGCGGGCATGACCTACTCGTCCGCGCTCTACGAGGCGCCTACGGACACGCTCGAGGCCGCGCAGGAGCGCAAGCTCGACAGGATCGTCGAGATGCTCGCGCTCTCGGGCGGCGAGCGGGTCCTCGAGATCGGTTGTGGCTGGGGCGCCCTGGCCGAGCGCCTGGCTCGCGAGGGCTGCCACGTCACCGCCATCACGCTCTCCCCGGCGCAGCTTGCATACGCGCAAAAGCGGATCACTAAAGCCGGGCTGGCGGACCGGGTAGACCTTCGCCTGCAGGACTATCGGGACATTGTCGGCCAGTTCGATCGCATCGTCTCGATCGAGATGATCGAGGCGGTGGGACGCGACTATTGGCCGACATATTTTGCCGCGTTGAGCAGCTCGCTGACGGCCCGTGGTCATGCGGTGCTGCAGTCGATCACCATCGACGACGCTCTGTTCGAGCCGTACCAGCAAGGCACGGACTTCATTCAGCGCTTCATCTTCCCTGGCGGCTGCCTACCTTCGGTTCCCGCACTGGTCGGCGCGGCGAAAGCGGCGGGGCTGGCCGAGATCGAACGCCTCGAGTTTGGCGTGAGCTACGCCTGGACCTTGAAAGAATGGCGCCGGCGCTTCCTCGAGCGCTGGCCGCAGATCGCTCCGCAAGGCTTCGACGAGCAGTTCCGCAAGCTATGGGAATTCTATCTCAGCTATTGCGAGGCCGGTTTCCGAGCCGGCACGATCGACGTCAGTCTGGTTGCCTTGGGCGGGCGCCAATAG
- a CDS encoding amino acid ABC transporter substrate-binding protein, whose product MIADFLKTTALAAGLLWLSIPSAAAGPHIDALKQRGVLKCGTSEGTPGITMPDREGKWTGIYADLCRAIAAAVLGDASRVDFVPTTTVTRFTALQSGEIDVLSRTATVTLTREAQLGLRFAPIWFYDGQAIIVARKLGVTSAKQLSGATICVQQGSTSELNLSEYFRTNGMTFSPVTVATLDAVEDAFFSGRCDAYSNDSTPLIGMRLKAERPDDYVLLPERLSKEPTALAIRKGDEQFYDVVRWAVFALMEAEEMGVTSANAAELAAKGPPSVKRLLGSEPGLGKALGLDERWVARMIAAVGNYGEIFQRNLGKGSRIGLERGQNDLWTRGGQIYALPLR is encoded by the coding sequence ATGATCGCAGATTTCCTCAAGACGACGGCGCTCGCAGCCGGGCTGCTGTGGTTGTCGATTCCATCGGCTGCGGCCGGACCGCATATCGATGCGCTGAAGCAGCGCGGGGTGCTCAAATGCGGCACCTCCGAGGGCACGCCCGGTATCACCATGCCGGATCGCGAGGGCAAGTGGACCGGCATCTATGCCGATCTCTGCCGGGCCATAGCGGCGGCCGTGCTGGGCGATGCGAGCAGGGTCGATTTCGTGCCGACCACCACTGTCACGCGCTTCACCGCCTTGCAGAGCGGCGAGATCGATGTGCTCTCGCGAACAGCGACCGTGACCTTGACCCGCGAGGCTCAGCTCGGCCTGCGCTTCGCGCCTATCTGGTTCTATGATGGCCAGGCGATCATCGTCGCACGCAAGCTCGGCGTCACCAGCGCAAAGCAGCTCAGTGGCGCCACAATCTGCGTCCAGCAGGGCAGCACCTCCGAGCTCAACCTCTCCGAATATTTCCGCACGAATGGCATGACCTTCTCGCCGGTGACGGTCGCGACGCTCGATGCGGTCGAGGACGCCTTCTTCTCCGGCCGCTGCGACGCCTACAGCAACGACTCGACGCCGCTCATCGGCATGCGGCTCAAGGCCGAGCGGCCCGATGACTACGTCCTGCTCCCGGAACGCCTGTCTAAGGAGCCGACCGCACTCGCGATCCGCAAGGGCGACGAGCAGTTCTACGACGTCGTCCGCTGGGCGGTCTTCGCGCTGATGGAGGCCGAGGAGATGGGTGTCACCTCCGCCAATGCAGCCGAGCTCGCGGCAAAGGGCCCGCCGTCGGTCAAGCGTCTGCTCGGCAGCGAGCCGGGCCTTGGCAAGGCGCTGGGCCTCGACGAGCGCTGGGTCGCCCGGATGATCGCAGCGGTGGGCAATTATGGCGAGATCTTCCAACGAAATCTCGGCAAAGGCTCCCGCATCGGCCTCGAGCGCGGCCAGAACGATCTCTGGACGCGCGGCGGCCAGATCTATGCCTTGCCGCTGCGCTGA
- a CDS encoding ABC transporter ATP-binding protein: protein MTEAHGTFLEIQGLTKTYGPAVAVDNVNISVRRGEMLVLLGPSGCGKTTTLRLIAGFVEGSAGRILLEGKDYARLPPYRRQMGMVFQSYALFPHMTIAENIAFGLRMRRLAADEIRSRVDDMLDMVKLRPMASRLPRQLSGGQQQRVALARALAINPSVLLLDEPLSNLDANLRQSVAREIRQLQRARGLTALMVTHDQEEAMTMADRLVVMRDGRVQQIGTQEELYEQPANPFVASFIGHSNLISGELVGGDRLQLPDGTVIRLAARYQSRGQHTLAIRPERIQLRPSIDPAGAGTSVVVKDATYVGSHVDYLLGIGAETSISVHDLAGVHRNARQAAGAELSVTWDAMNEHLFDERDVPVRPDLARPLIKQAV, encoded by the coding sequence ATGACCGAAGCGCACGGAACCTTTCTCGAAATCCAAGGCCTGACGAAGACCTATGGGCCGGCCGTCGCCGTGGACAACGTCAACATCAGCGTCCGCCGCGGAGAGATGCTGGTCCTTCTCGGTCCCTCCGGATGCGGCAAGACCACGACGCTGCGTCTTATCGCCGGCTTCGTGGAGGGGTCGGCCGGCCGCATCCTCCTCGAGGGCAAGGATTACGCGAGACTGCCGCCCTACCGGCGGCAAATGGGGATGGTCTTTCAGAGCTACGCGCTCTTTCCGCATATGACGATCGCCGAGAACATCGCCTTCGGGCTGCGGATGAGGCGGCTTGCCGCGGACGAGATCCGCTCGCGCGTCGATGACATGCTCGACATGGTCAAGCTGAGGCCGATGGCCAGCCGGCTTCCGCGGCAGCTCTCAGGAGGGCAGCAGCAGCGCGTCGCACTCGCGCGGGCTTTGGCGATCAACCCCTCTGTGCTGCTGCTCGACGAGCCATTGTCGAATCTCGACGCCAATCTGCGCCAATCCGTTGCGCGCGAAATCCGGCAGCTTCAGCGGGCTCGCGGCCTGACCGCGCTCATGGTCACCCACGACCAGGAAGAGGCGATGACCATGGCGGACCGCCTGGTGGTCATGCGTGACGGACGGGTTCAGCAGATCGGCACGCAGGAAGAGCTGTATGAGCAGCCTGCCAATCCGTTCGTGGCGAGCTTCATCGGTCATAGCAACCTCATCTCCGGCGAGCTCGTCGGGGGCGATCGCCTGCAGTTGCCGGATGGGACGGTGATCCGACTGGCGGCACGCTATCAGTCGCGAGGCCAGCACACCCTGGCCATTCGTCCGGAGCGGATCCAGCTCCGGCCATCGATCGATCCGGCCGGCGCCGGCACGAGCGTCGTCGTGAAGGACGCGACCTATGTCGGCAGCCATGTCGACTACCTGCTCGGCATCGGCGCGGAGACATCGATCAGCGTGCACGATCTGGCAGGGGTGCATCGCAATGCCCGCCAGGCTGCCGGAGCGGAATTATCGGTCACCTGGGATGCGATGAACGAGCACCTCTTCGACGAAAGGGATGTTCCGGTCCGTCCGGATCTGGCTCGGCCGCTGATCAAGCAAGCCGTCTGA
- a CDS encoding DUF2147 domain-containing protein, with amino-acid sequence MRRLLLALIIGSPSAAGAASTALDGTWLRDDGNARVRIAPCGDKVCATNLWIGDTSKGEAPGDKLVMTLSRQDDGSFSGTAYDAKRDWSYSMTIKIAPGELTTRGCVLGRLVCRDVGWKSAD; translated from the coding sequence ATGAGACGTCTTCTGCTCGCCCTGATCATCGGCTCTCCCTCTGCCGCAGGCGCGGCTTCGACCGCGCTCGACGGCACCTGGCTGCGCGATGACGGCAACGCTCGCGTTCGTATCGCTCCCTGCGGCGACAAGGTCTGCGCCACCAATCTCTGGATCGGCGACACCAGCAAGGGCGAAGCGCCTGGCGATAAGCTCGTCATGACCCTGTCGCGCCAGGACGACGGCTCCTTTTCCGGCACCGCCTATGATGCCAAGCGTGACTGGTCCTATTCGATGACAATCAAGATTGCTCCCGGCGAACTCACTACGCGCGGATGTGTGCTGGGACGCCTGGTCTGCCGTGACGTCGGCTGGAAGTCGGCCGACTAG
- a CDS encoding LysR substrate-binding domain-containing protein, whose product MQHRQIEAFAAVMTSGSASRAADLLGVTQPAISRCIAELERELSFALFDRIRGRMVPTFEGRMFFREVDSHFLAMAKLEAAAARIRDFGAGALKIASLHSLGARLVPKALALFQREFPSINVTLQVQSSSQVRDLVASGQFDVGLCSEEVDLAGVEHQHFSDYWMVAVVPRDHPLAGRAMIRPEDLHDQPFLQLDFDERLARSLHDALAAAQAKPRVVVDVEYSVTVCALASEGAGIGLVNPAAIAGLDRSEFKVLRFEPALHFRKHLVFPPGRPRPQLVRDFLGVLAEVRNRFALQLDNA is encoded by the coding sequence ATGCAGCATCGGCAGATTGAAGCCTTCGCCGCTGTCATGACCAGCGGCAGCGCCTCGCGCGCGGCTGATCTGTTGGGCGTGACCCAGCCAGCGATCAGCCGCTGCATCGCTGAGCTGGAACGCGAGCTCAGCTTCGCCCTGTTCGACAGGATTCGCGGCCGCATGGTCCCGACCTTCGAGGGTCGGATGTTCTTTCGCGAGGTGGACAGCCACTTCCTTGCAATGGCGAAACTGGAGGCCGCCGCCGCCCGCATTCGCGATTTCGGCGCCGGCGCACTCAAGATCGCAAGCCTGCATTCGCTTGGAGCCCGGTTGGTGCCCAAGGCCCTGGCCCTGTTTCAAAGAGAGTTCCCAAGCATCAACGTGACCTTGCAGGTGCAATCATCCAGTCAGGTCAGGGATCTCGTGGCATCCGGGCAATTCGACGTCGGGCTATGCTCGGAGGAGGTCGACCTCGCTGGCGTCGAGCATCAGCATTTCTCCGACTACTGGATGGTCGCGGTCGTTCCACGCGACCATCCTCTCGCGGGGCGGGCGATGATCCGGCCGGAGGATCTGCACGATCAGCCATTCCTGCAGCTTGACTTCGACGAACGTCTGGCGCGCAGCCTCCATGATGCCTTGGCCGCCGCGCAGGCGAAGCCGCGCGTTGTCGTCGACGTCGAATACTCCGTCACCGTTTGCGCGCTCGCATCAGAAGGTGCGGGGATCGGTCTGGTCAACCCTGCTGCCATCGCTGGGCTCGACCGGTCAGAATTCAAGGTATTGCGCTTCGAGCCCGCCTTGCATTTCCGCAAGCATCTCGTCTTTCCGCCAGGGCGCCCGCGGCCACAGCTCGTCCGCGACTTCCTAGGCGTGTTGGCCGAGGTGAGGAACCGTTTTGCGCTCCAACTCGACAACGCCTGA
- a CDS encoding sigma-70 family RNA polymerase sigma factor — MCWDAWSAVTSAGSRPTSRCGRPSDPSPRRHRIFSMVAAFALTVEDMREASAAAQGGRFFALFDANALIAAIARSGDRAAFVELFDHFAPRVKGLLMRGGTPAELAEEIAQETLLTVWRKAALFDPAKASASTWIATIARNRRIDIARRETRSRLSQVYEILDEDGPQQPDETISGAERDARIRAAMTGLSADQYRVVELAFLEEFSHQDVAKRLAIPLGTVKSRLRLALSHLRSKLEDLR; from the coding sequence GTGTGCTGGGACGCCTGGTCTGCCGTGACGTCGGCTGGAAGTCGGCCGACTAGCCGGTGCGGCCGGCCCAGTGATCCGTCGCCGCGGCGCCACCGTATCTTCAGTATGGTTGCCGCATTCGCCCTGACTGTCGAAGACATGCGCGAGGCGTCAGCCGCAGCGCAGGGAGGTCGATTCTTCGCCTTGTTCGACGCCAATGCCTTGATTGCCGCGATTGCGCGTTCGGGTGACCGGGCCGCTTTTGTCGAGCTCTTCGACCATTTCGCGCCGCGCGTGAAGGGGTTGCTGATGCGCGGCGGCACCCCGGCTGAGCTGGCGGAGGAAATCGCGCAGGAGACGCTGCTCACGGTCTGGCGCAAGGCCGCGCTGTTCGATCCTGCCAAGGCGAGCGCCTCGACCTGGATCGCCACGATCGCGCGCAACCGGCGCATCGACATCGCCCGGCGGGAGACCCGCTCGCGGCTTTCGCAAGTTTATGAGATTCTGGATGAAGACGGACCTCAGCAGCCTGACGAGACCATTTCGGGAGCCGAGCGCGACGCGCGGATCAGGGCAGCGATGACCGGACTGTCCGCCGACCAGTACCGGGTCGTCGAACTCGCCTTCCTGGAGGAGTTCAGCCATCAGGACGTGGCGAAGCGTCTGGCGATCCCGCTCGGCACGGTGAAGTCGCGGCTGCGGCTCGCTTTGTCGCATCTGCGCAGCAAGCTGGAGGATTTGCGATGA